ATTAATTATAATAATTTCCGGTGCTTTTATGCAAGCACAAACGGACAGCCTTTTCTATATTAAATCCCAAATAATAAGAGTTGAGGGTATTACAAACACCGCCCAATTAAACGGACTCAATATTAATGAAGGCGAAAAACAAGTAAGTATAAACTATTTCGACGGTTTGGGAAGAAGAACTCAAAGCATAATAACAGCAGGAAGCCCGTTACACAGCAACATTGTGCAAACATACCAATACGACAGTCTCGGCAGAGTATTAAAATCATATTTACCCTTTACCGATAACGGCGGGCAAGAAGGTGAGTTTGTGTATGATGCATTAGATTTGCAAACATCATTTTATAACACTTCTTTTCCGGATGAAAATGCCTTTTCGGAAGTTGAATATGATAATTCGCCCTATAACAGGATTATTAAACAAAGCATACCCGGCGAAGATATTAATACCGTAAATATAAGTTCTGAATTTACCCCTGCCGGAGGAATAGATTTTTGGCAAGTAAATGATAGTAATGAATTAATAAAAAACGGAACATATCCGACAAACAGCCTTATGAAATTTACGGCAAAAGATGCCGACGGCAAAATAATTTATGTTTATAAAGATAATTCAGGTAAAGTATTGTTAAAAGAACAGGTAAATACAGAAGGAGATAATCTAAAAACAAGATATGTATATGATAAATACGGACAATTAAAATATGTACTTTCACCAAAAGCCGTTGAGAATATGGACGGAAGTTTATACGATATTGACAGCACATTTGTAAAACAATATTGTTACTATTACGAATACGACGAAAAGCACCAACTTGTTACAAAACAACTACCCGGCAAAGAACCTGTATATTTGCGTTACGACAGCAAATATCGCCTGCGAATGACACAAGACGGCAACCAAAGGCAAGATTCTTTATGGATGTTTATAAACTATGACCGATTCGGAAGAACCATATCAACCGGTCTCGGAGACCTAAACGATGATAATCCGCTCATTCCCGATACCATCAATCCGGCAGATAAAGGAATAACCGCTTTTTTAACATATCAATATTACGATAATTATGATTTCTTGGATGAAAACTCGCCATTTGAATTTGACGATAATCTTGCTTATCATGATAAATTTACAAGAATAAGAGGTAAATCAACAGGCTCAAAAGTAAGAGTTATGGATGATGATGCAACATGGCTT
This DNA window, taken from Bacteroidales bacterium, encodes the following:
- a CDS encoding DUF6443 domain-containing protein; this translates as MKHTLTILIIIISGAFMQAQTDSLFYIKSQIIRVEGITNTAQLNGLNINEGEKQVSINYFDGLGRRTQSIITAGSPLHSNIVQTYQYDSLGRVLKSYLPFTDNGGQEGEFVYDALDLQTSFYNTSFPDENAFSEVEYDNSPYNRIIKQSIPGEDINTVNISSEFTPAGGIDFWQVNDSNELIKNGTYPTNSLMKFTAKDADGKIIYVYKDNSGKVLLKEQVNTEGDNLKTRYVYDKYGQLKYVLSPKAVENMDGSLYDIDSTFVKQYCYYYEYDEKHQLVTKQLPGKEPVYLRYDSKYRLRMTQDGNQRQDSLWMFINYDRFGRTISTGLGDLNDDNPLIPDTINPADKGITAFLTYQYYDNYDFLDENSPFEFDDNLAYHDKFTRIRGKSTGSKVRVMDDDATWLRSVVYYDKYGRVIQTISENNLGGYDIVSNEYNFAGELLKSKHKHKIENKDPYFLVYLYTYDNMGRLKKIELSENENESGAIVINTITYNELGQVQ